Genomic window (Corynebacterium simulans):
GGCCACCTGCTTGCACAGCGAGGAGCTGATGTAGCCGTACTTTTCATCGGTGAGCAAGAAGACCGTATCGATGCCGGAAAGACGGCGGTTCATCTGCGCCATCGGCAGCTCGTATTCGTAGTCCAAGGAGGAGCGCAGCCCCTTGACCAGTGTGTCCACACCGTGTTCCGTGGTGTAGTCCACGAGCAGGCCGGACCAATAATCGACCTTGATGTGCTCGTCGAAAGTCGCACGAATAAACTGCACGCGCTCTTCCACGCTAAATAGGCCGGAAGGCTTATCCGGGTTGCCGGTGACCAACACGGTTACTTCGTCGAACATCGCCGCCGCTCGGTTGATGATGTCCACGTGGCCCAAGGTAATGGGGTCGAAAGAACCCGGGCATACTGCTTTAGTCGGCATAGGTTTTCCTTTACTCCCCGCTTGCATCCGGACGGTGGTAGATGGCCATATCAAAGCGCGCTATACCAAATGTGCGCTTCTTGAGCTTCTGGCCGGTGGGCTCAAAGCCTTCGGGCCACTGCGGTTCTGGGCTATCTACGTGACGCTCGATGACGACAATCGCTGCATCATCAAGCACGGGCTCAATGGCGTCCAGCAGGCCCTGTACATCGTTGAAAGCATAAGGTGGGTCTGCCAACACCATGTCAAAGTAACCGCGCGGTGCGGTGGCCAGGTAGGTGGAGGCCTTCATCTCGCGTACGTCCACGCGCGGGTGCTTGACGACGCCCACGTTGTGCTTGATCACCTTCACTGCCGCCGGGTTGGATTCCACCAGAACGACTTCCTCCGCGCCGCGGCTAGCTGCCTCCAGTCCCAAGGCACCAGAGCCGGCAAACAAATCCAGCACGCGGCTATCAGCAAAACCCCAGCGCACATTCAACGAAGAAAAGAGGCCCTCGCGTGCGCGGTCCGCGGTAGGGCGCGTGCCGGACTCTGGCACCTTGATGCTGCGCCCGCGGGCTTCTCCGGCGATAATTCTGGTCATCGTGCCTCCCCAATAATCGCTAGTACGTCACCGCCATAGACTGCGGCAAAGTCTTCAGTACACAACTTATCCACCACTCCACGTCCCGGGACTACGACGGGAGCTTCTAGTTTGGTGGCCTCCACGGTAGCGATGGCATCTCCCGCAGAGACCTCTTGGCCCACGCTCACGTGAAAACGCACAGTGCCGGCAAAAGGTGCGCAAATGTTCATGGGCTCTAGATTAGTTCTTTTCTAGGTATTCCTGCTCGCTCTCGGTCATGTTCCGGGTTAATTCCACCGCCAATTCTGGGTTGCGCTGCACTAAACGGTACGCATCATCGTGCGTGCGCTCAATGATGTCGCGGTCATGGGCCAAGTCCAGCAGGCGCAGCGAGCGCTGGGTTCCCGATTGCAGGGTGCCCAGGATGTCTCCCTCGTGGCGCTGTTGCAGGTCAATCTCCGCCAACTCGAAGCCTGAGGTGGTGTCCGCAATCTGCATGATGCGTTTAAAAGAGCCCGTGTTTTCCGCCGCGGTGGTATGGAACAGGCAGATGGAAGCATTGCCGCCGCGGCCGACGCGGCCCCGCAGCTGATGCAGCTGCGAGACACCAAAGTTCTCGGACTCGCGAATGAGCATCACCGTGGCATTGGGCACGTCAACGCCGACCTCGATGACGGTCGTAGAGACCAACACATCTGTTTCACCCCGCGCAAAGCGCGACATGACCTCATCTTTATCGTTCATGCGACCATGCAGAACGTCGAGTTTAAGGTCACGTAGCGGTCCGGCCTGGAGTTGGGACGCCACCTCGAGTACGCCACCTTCTCCCTCGATGCGCGGGCAGACGATATAGGCCTGGTGGCCAGCCTGCACCTCCTCACG
Coding sequences:
- the coaD gene encoding pantetheine-phosphate adenylyltransferase; amino-acid sequence: MPTKAVCPGSFDPITLGHVDIINRAAAMFDEVTVLVTGNPDKPSGLFSVEERVQFIRATFDEHIKVDYWSGLLVDYTTEHGVDTLVKGLRSSLDYEYELPMAQMNRRLSGIDTVFLLTDEKYGYISSSLCKQVAKFGGDVTGMFPAHVGRAVVEKYAQ
- the rsmD gene encoding 16S rRNA (guanine(966)-N(2))-methyltransferase RsmD, which gives rise to MTRIIAGEARGRSIKVPESGTRPTADRAREGLFSSLNVRWGFADSRVLDLFAGSGALGLEAASRGAEEVVLVESNPAAVKVIKHNVGVVKHPRVDVREMKASTYLATAPRGYFDMVLADPPYAFNDVQGLLDAIEPVLDDAAIVVIERHVDSPEPQWPEGFEPTGQKLKKRTFGIARFDMAIYHRPDASGE
- a CDS encoding biotin/lipoyl-containing protein, with protein sequence MNICAPFAGTVRFHVSVGQEVSAGDAIATVEATKLEAPVVVPGRGVVDKLCTEDFAAVYGGDVLAIIGEAR